In a genomic window of Demequina muriae:
- a CDS encoding helix-turn-helix transcriptional regulator — MARGDLTAHLLLMSPADGVGQADSRQRVLRALCGFAVPVPLADVAAAVGLHANTVREHLDVLVEDGRVTTWHEHTGARGRPRALYRVTPAGLLAHEPGVDALRLAGIILEAFGQNESKARATAFAAGARWGEELAASLAGIDAPIDRLATALGAVGAEPSISAEAPGGVGCVHAARCPFRDLAAVRPDVVCGIHAAALERIANRPDQEDVLVTVRRATGREGGACMVELAWAADAPAPTSPHRP, encoded by the coding sequence GTGGCGCGTGGCGATCTCACGGCTCACCTGCTGCTGATGTCTCCCGCGGACGGAGTGGGCCAGGCGGATTCCCGTCAGCGAGTGCTGCGTGCGCTGTGCGGATTCGCCGTTCCGGTTCCGCTCGCGGACGTGGCAGCCGCCGTCGGACTGCACGCCAACACCGTGCGTGAGCACCTCGACGTGCTCGTGGAGGACGGCCGCGTGACGACGTGGCACGAGCACACGGGCGCGCGCGGGCGTCCCCGTGCGCTGTACCGTGTCACGCCCGCCGGCCTGCTCGCGCACGAGCCGGGGGTCGACGCGCTGCGTCTCGCGGGCATCATCCTCGAGGCCTTCGGCCAGAACGAGTCGAAAGCGCGCGCCACGGCCTTCGCCGCGGGTGCCCGCTGGGGGGAGGAGCTCGCTGCGTCGTTGGCAGGCATCGATGCTCCGATCGACCGGCTCGCTACGGCGCTGGGCGCGGTGGGCGCAGAACCGTCCATCAGCGCGGAGGCACCGGGCGGCGTGGGCTGCGTCCACGCCGCCCGGTGCCCTTTCCGGGACCTGGCGGCGGTGCGCCCCGATGTGGTGTGCGGGATCCATGCAGCCGCGCTCGAGCGGATAGCGAACCGACCCGATCAGGAAGACGTCCTCGTGACGGTCCGCCGCGCCACCGGGCGCGAGGGCGGCGCGTGCATGGTCGAACTGGCGTGGGCGGCCGATGCGCCCGCACCGACGAGCCCGCATCGGCCCTAG
- a CDS encoding glycoside hydrolase family 13 protein, whose translation MSNVASAHQPTTAAEWWRTAVIYQIYPRSFADASGDGIGDLAGITSRLDSLAALGVDAIWLSPFYVSPQHDAGYDVADFTDVDPIFGSLADFDAMSERAHALGLRVIVDIVPNHTSSEHAWFKLAVASAPGSAERARYIFRDGKGADGAEPPNNWQSVFGGPAWTRVHREDGVPDQWYLHLFDSSQPDLDWTNEEVRAEFDRILRFWLDRGVDGFRVDVAHGLAKAANLPDFETDEEIDSMGGAQTGHPAWAQDDVHAIWRRWRAVVNEYDGDRILTAEAWVEPLSRMAEWVRPDEMHQAFNFPYLMSKWDAGALRSVIDESLEAFAGVGAPATWVLSNHDVVRHPSRLALTTPSPQGHGIGPETPGLPDFDTASTRGRAATQLMLALPGSAYLYQGEELGLPEATDIPGDARQDPTWHRTEGERYGRDGCRVPIPWTSDAPAFGFSPTGLSWLPQPDDWAPLARDLQEGVPGSTLTFYVDALRLRRAHSLATSDVTWIEDVPEGVLGLTVGAVTVYANISGEPFDLPEGELILSSSPTTGTLPADTTVWMLR comes from the coding sequence ATGAGCAACGTTGCCAGCGCCCACCAGCCGACCACTGCCGCCGAGTGGTGGCGCACGGCGGTCATCTACCAGATCTACCCGCGATCCTTCGCCGACGCCTCCGGCGACGGCATCGGCGACCTGGCGGGCATCACGTCACGCCTTGATTCGCTCGCCGCGCTCGGCGTCGATGCGATCTGGCTCTCGCCGTTCTACGTCTCCCCGCAGCACGACGCCGGCTACGACGTCGCGGATTTCACCGACGTCGACCCGATCTTCGGCTCCCTCGCCGACTTCGACGCGATGAGCGAGCGCGCGCATGCACTCGGACTGCGCGTGATCGTCGACATCGTCCCCAACCACACGTCGAGCGAGCACGCGTGGTTCAAGCTCGCTGTCGCATCGGCTCCTGGGAGCGCCGAACGCGCGCGCTACATCTTCCGCGACGGCAAGGGCGCCGATGGCGCCGAGCCGCCCAACAACTGGCAGTCGGTGTTCGGCGGCCCCGCGTGGACGCGGGTCCACCGCGAGGACGGTGTGCCCGACCAGTGGTACCTCCACCTGTTCGACTCGTCCCAGCCGGACCTGGATTGGACCAACGAGGAGGTGCGGGCCGAGTTCGACCGGATTCTGCGCTTCTGGCTCGATAGGGGCGTCGACGGGTTCCGCGTGGACGTCGCGCACGGGCTGGCCAAGGCGGCCAACCTGCCCGACTTCGAGACGGACGAAGAGATCGACTCGATGGGCGGCGCGCAGACCGGTCACCCGGCGTGGGCGCAGGACGACGTACACGCCATCTGGCGCCGCTGGCGCGCCGTCGTCAACGAGTACGACGGCGACCGCATCCTCACGGCCGAGGCATGGGTGGAGCCACTGTCCCGCATGGCGGAGTGGGTGCGCCCCGACGAGATGCACCAGGCCTTCAACTTCCCCTACCTCATGTCGAAGTGGGATGCCGGGGCCCTGCGCAGCGTCATCGACGAGTCTCTCGAGGCCTTCGCGGGCGTCGGTGCGCCCGCGACCTGGGTGCTGTCGAACCACGACGTCGTGCGCCACCCGTCACGGCTCGCGCTGACGACGCCGAGCCCCCAGGGCCACGGCATCGGACCCGAGACCCCTGGTCTCCCCGACTTCGACACCGCATCCACGCGCGGACGCGCCGCGACTCAGCTGATGCTGGCGCTGCCCGGATCCGCCTACCTCTACCAGGGTGAGGAGCTGGGGCTGCCCGAGGCGACCGACATCCCAGGCGACGCGCGTCAGGACCCCACCTGGCACCGCACCGAAGGCGAACGCTACGGGCGCGACGGCTGCCGCGTGCCGATCCCGTGGACCTCGGACGCCCCTGCCTTCGGATTCTCGCCCACCGGGCTGTCCTGGCTCCCCCAGCCTGACGACTGGGCGCCGCTGGCACGCGACCTGCAGGAGGGCGTGCCTGGGTCCACCCTGACGTTCTACGTGGACGCGCTGCGGCTTCGTCGCGCCCACTCGCTCGCGACGAGCGACGTGACCTGGATCGAGGACGTGCCCGAGGGCGTGCTGGGCCTGACCGTCGGCGCCGTCACGGTGTACGCCAACATCTCGGGCGAGCCCTTCGACCTGCCCGAGGGCGAACTGATTCTGTCCTCGAGCCCCACGACCGGTACCCTGCCAGCGGACACCACGGTGTGGATGCTGCGCTGA
- a CDS encoding DUF2249 domain-containing protein — protein MSQDTTETAQATEAAEGCACGGGGCGSQQAPPAVDRGERTELSTGAASPVSASAAQPRDIDVRAIPHEHRHARVIGQVTSLVPGEVVVIAAPHAPERLLAEIDADVSGDFAFEYLQRGPEVWRVAISRLTCC, from the coding sequence ATGAGCCAGGACACCACCGAGACCGCACAGGCCACCGAGGCCGCAGAGGGCTGCGCATGCGGAGGGGGCGGATGCGGCTCCCAGCAGGCCCCGCCCGCCGTCGACCGCGGCGAGCGCACCGAACTGTCGACAGGAGCCGCAAGCCCGGTGTCCGCATCGGCCGCCCAGCCGAGGGACATCGACGTGCGGGCGATCCCGCACGAGCACCGTCATGCACGAGTCATCGGCCAGGTGACGTCGCTCGTTCCAGGCGAGGTGGTGGTGATCGCGGCGCCCCACGCTCCCGAGCGGCTGCTCGCCGAGATCGACGCGGACGTGTCAGGAGACTTCGCGTTCGAGTATCTCCAGCGCGGACCCGAGGTGTGGCGCGTGGCGATCTCACGGCTCACCTGCTGCTGA
- the glnA gene encoding type I glutamate--ammonia ligase — protein MFKTAEEAIAYVKDEAVEYIDIRFCDLPGAMQHVNVPASQFETVLEDGAAFDGSSIRGFQAINESDMKLIADLQTAFVDPFRKAKTLVINFSVVDPFTDEPYSRDPRNVAMKAQEYLKSTGIGDTAFFAPEAEFFIFDSVRFDTNQHEGYYHIESSEGWWNTGKETELDGSPNLGYKTRFKGGYFPVSPGDQMGDLRDEMCTVLGEVGLELERAHHEVGTAGQQEVNYRFNTLLHAADDLMKFKYVVKNVAWRNGKTATFMPKPLFGDNGSGMHVHQSVWKDGEPLFYDEAGYGGLSDVARWYIGGILKHAPSLLAFTNPTVNSYHRLVPGYEAPVNLVYSARNRSAAVRIPITGTNPKAKRIEFRAPDSSGNPYLAFAALLMAGLDGIKNKIEPPAPIDKDLYELPPEEHAQIAQVPDSLPAVLDTLEADHDYLLEGGVFTEDLIEEWIDFKRTNEIDPLRFRPHPHEFELYYDC, from the coding sequence ATGTTCAAGACTGCCGAAGAGGCGATCGCGTATGTGAAGGATGAGGCCGTCGAGTACATCGACATTCGCTTCTGCGACCTTCCTGGCGCGATGCAGCACGTCAATGTTCCCGCGTCCCAGTTCGAGACGGTGCTGGAGGACGGCGCCGCCTTCGATGGCTCGTCGATCCGCGGCTTCCAGGCCATCAACGAGTCCGACATGAAGCTGATCGCGGACCTCCAGACCGCCTTCGTGGATCCCTTCCGCAAGGCGAAGACCCTGGTCATCAACTTCTCGGTCGTCGACCCATTCACGGACGAGCCCTACTCCCGCGACCCCCGCAACGTGGCCATGAAGGCGCAGGAGTACCTGAAGTCCACCGGCATCGGCGACACGGCGTTCTTCGCCCCCGAGGCCGAGTTCTTCATCTTCGACTCCGTGCGCTTCGACACGAACCAGCACGAGGGGTACTACCACATCGAGTCCTCCGAGGGCTGGTGGAACACCGGCAAGGAGACCGAGCTCGACGGCTCGCCGAACCTCGGCTACAAGACCCGCTTCAAGGGCGGCTACTTCCCCGTCTCGCCCGGTGACCAGATGGGCGACCTGCGCGACGAGATGTGCACCGTGCTCGGCGAGGTGGGCCTCGAGCTCGAGCGCGCGCACCACGAGGTGGGCACCGCCGGTCAGCAGGAGGTCAACTACCGCTTCAACACGCTGCTGCACGCGGCCGACGACCTGATGAAGTTCAAGTACGTCGTCAAGAACGTCGCCTGGCGCAACGGCAAGACCGCCACCTTCATGCCGAAGCCGCTGTTCGGCGACAACGGCTCGGGCATGCACGTGCACCAGTCGGTGTGGAAGGACGGCGAGCCGCTGTTCTACGACGAGGCCGGCTACGGTGGCCTCTCCGACGTCGCACGCTGGTACATCGGCGGCATCCTCAAGCACGCGCCGTCGCTGCTGGCGTTCACCAACCCCACGGTGAACTCCTACCACCGCCTGGTGCCGGGCTACGAGGCGCCCGTCAACCTGGTGTACTCGGCCCGCAACCGCTCCGCTGCGGTGCGCATCCCGATCACCGGTACGAACCCCAAGGCCAAGCGCATCGAGTTCCGCGCGCCTGACTCGTCGGGCAACCCGTACCTCGCCTTCGCGGCCCTGCTCATGGCGGGACTGGACGGCATCAAGAACAAGATCGAGCCGCCTGCGCCCATCGACAAGGACCTCTACGAGCTCCCGCCCGAGGAGCACGCGCAGATCGCCCAGGTTCCGGACTCGCTTCCCGCGGTGCTCGACACCCTCGAGGCGGACCACGACTACCTGCTCGAGGGCGGCGTGTTCACCGAGGACCTCATCGAGGAGTGGATCGACTTCAAGCGCACCAACGAGATCGACCCGCTGCGCTTCCGTCCCCACCCGCACGAGTTCGAGCTGTACTACGACTGCTAA
- a CDS encoding DUF4191 domain-containing protein codes for MAKEPQKKPRWYKLVAQAYKATAPDDKWLLPLMILIPVGVIGLSVLVGLLAGSTIVLVYAILFGVLAAALAAMYTLTRRFEKNAFQRMEGQMGASVSIAQSIRRGWKFDDDPVSIDPRGKSLVFQGIGKGGVVLLAEGGNAANKQVTAVKRRISKLVPGVPVHTIYVGTGEGQVPLKNLTKAIRKHKKALTKDQREQVGARLRAIGGQKLPVPKGVDPMRARPDRKAMRGR; via the coding sequence ATGGCTAAGGAACCTCAGAAGAAGCCCCGCTGGTACAAGCTCGTCGCGCAGGCGTACAAGGCGACTGCGCCCGACGACAAGTGGCTGCTGCCGCTGATGATCCTCATCCCGGTGGGGGTGATCGGCCTCTCCGTGCTCGTGGGACTGCTCGCCGGTTCGACCATCGTCCTGGTGTACGCGATCCTCTTCGGCGTGCTCGCTGCCGCCCTGGCGGCCATGTACACGCTGACCCGCCGCTTCGAGAAGAACGCCTTCCAGCGCATGGAGGGCCAGATGGGCGCGTCGGTCTCGATCGCGCAGTCCATTCGCCGAGGGTGGAAATTTGATGACGACCCGGTGTCGATCGACCCGCGCGGCAAGTCCCTCGTGTTCCAGGGCATCGGCAAGGGCGGCGTGGTGCTGCTCGCCGAGGGCGGCAACGCCGCCAACAAGCAGGTGACCGCGGTCAAGCGGCGCATCAGCAAGCTCGTACCCGGCGTGCCGGTGCACACGATCTACGTCGGCACGGGCGAGGGCCAGGTGCCGCTCAAGAACCTCACCAAGGCGATCCGCAAGCACAAGAAGGCGCTCACCAAGGACCAGCGCGAGCAGGTCGGCGCGCGGCTGCGCGCCATCGGTGGTCAGAAGCTGCCCGTGCCGAAGGGCGTCGACCCCATGCGTGCACGCCCCGACCGCAAGGCGATGCGCGGGCGCTGA
- a CDS encoding HAD-IA family hydrolase, producing the protein MPELSVAAVLCDMDGTLVDSNALVDVMWNEFSDAHGLDGVEVRAFAHGRPSRATVARYLTDEAEIREWLDRIHTMETSRFDGVVEIPGAATFIRALPHGRWALVTSALAAPARGRLSAVGIDLPDILIGADDVEHGKPDPEGFARAAGLLGADPRECVVFEDTDAGIQAGQAAGCAVVVVGGNRSSVTEGLPRVDDMTQVGVRTVGDRIVLTLPESD; encoded by the coding sequence ATGCCTGAGCTGTCCGTGGCCGCAGTCCTGTGCGACATGGATGGCACCCTCGTCGACTCCAACGCCCTGGTCGACGTCATGTGGAACGAGTTCTCCGACGCCCACGGACTGGACGGCGTGGAGGTGCGCGCATTCGCCCATGGACGGCCGAGCCGCGCGACCGTCGCGCGCTACCTCACCGACGAGGCCGAGATCCGCGAATGGCTGGACCGCATCCACACGATGGAGACGAGCAGATTCGACGGCGTGGTGGAGATCCCTGGCGCAGCGACGTTCATCCGGGCGCTGCCTCACGGGCGCTGGGCGCTGGTGACCTCCGCGCTCGCCGCGCCCGCGAGGGGCCGGCTCTCGGCGGTCGGCATCGATCTGCCTGACATCCTCATCGGTGCTGACGACGTCGAGCACGGCAAGCCGGACCCTGAGGGCTTTGCTCGCGCGGCGGGCCTGCTCGGCGCGGACCCGAGGGAGTGCGTGGTGTTCGAGGACACCGATGCGGGAATCCAGGCGGGTCAGGCGGCAGGGTGCGCGGTGGTCGTGGTGGGAGGCAACCGGTCGTCCGTCACCGAGGGTCTGCCGCGGGTCGACGACATGACCCAGGTGGGAGTGCGGACAGTCGGCGACCGCATCGTCCTGACTCTGCCTGAATCGGACTGA
- a CDS encoding LacI family DNA-binding transcriptional regulator — MTKIQKVADLAGVSTATVSRALAGKSSVSPATRSRVEDAARELGYVVSANASSLASGKTRNVGVVVPFIDSWFFIAVLKGIQRSLADAGYDLTLYHLDPNVGQDRPVEENPRRRRLFDEFLRRGRVDALIAVSLELNRAELDSLTAIKKPVVGIGGPLPGIQTLSLDDHEVARLAVDHLLALGHREIAHLAGDQDFEIDFHLPAHRRAGWEEALARAGITPDPLMLRTADFTIAGGYDATLQLLGDPRVHPTAIFAASDEMAIGAMLAARDLGRSVPEDLSIIGIDGHELSDFFSLTTVDQFPEVQGRHAVEILLHQLDGDRPEPGNEALPYELVVRKSTGPAPGSSRR, encoded by the coding sequence GTGACGAAGATCCAGAAGGTCGCGGACCTCGCGGGCGTGTCGACCGCGACAGTCTCGCGCGCGCTCGCCGGAAAGTCGTCGGTCTCACCGGCCACCCGTTCGCGGGTGGAGGACGCGGCCCGTGAGCTCGGGTACGTGGTGTCAGCCAACGCCTCCAGCCTCGCGTCGGGCAAGACGCGCAACGTGGGCGTGGTGGTGCCGTTCATTGACAGCTGGTTCTTCATCGCGGTGCTGAAGGGGATCCAGCGCTCTCTCGCCGACGCGGGCTACGACCTCACCCTGTACCACCTCGACCCCAACGTGGGACAGGATCGGCCCGTCGAGGAGAACCCACGCCGCCGCCGGCTCTTCGACGAGTTCCTGCGACGCGGCCGCGTCGACGCGTTGATCGCGGTGAGTCTCGAGCTCAACCGGGCCGAGCTGGACAGTCTGACCGCCATCAAGAAGCCCGTCGTCGGCATCGGCGGCCCGTTGCCGGGCATCCAGACGCTCAGCCTCGACGACCATGAGGTGGCCCGGCTCGCGGTCGATCACCTCCTCGCGCTCGGGCACCGCGAGATCGCCCACCTCGCGGGCGATCAGGACTTCGAGATCGACTTCCACCTGCCCGCTCATCGTCGGGCGGGGTGGGAGGAGGCGCTTGCCCGTGCAGGGATCACCCCGGATCCGCTGATGCTGCGCACCGCGGACTTCACGATCGCCGGTGGCTACGACGCGACGCTGCAGCTGCTCGGAGACCCGCGAGTCCACCCGACCGCGATCTTCGCGGCCTCGGACGAGATGGCGATCGGTGCGATGCTCGCCGCCCGCGATCTGGGGCGCTCAGTGCCCGAGGACCTGTCCATCATCGGCATCGACGGCCACGAGCTCTCCGACTTCTTCAGCCTCACCACGGTGGATCAGTTCCCGGAGGTGCAGGGACGGCACGCTGTCGAGATCCTTCTCCACCAGCTCGACGGCGACAGGCCGGAGCCCGGAAACGAAGCGTTGCCCTACGAGCTCGTGGTGCGCAAGTCCACGGGGCCAGCACCGGGCTCGTCCCGACGCTGA
- a CDS encoding RDD family protein, with protein sequence MTHAMPESPRAYPGRRLLGVAIDWVLCLLISSAFFPAGDASALTAVERVLLAGDPMATLVIWMVQHLVLVATLGTTVGHRIVGLRVMREDGAPFVGVIRALARTVLLALVIPAVVWGPDGRGLHDRAAGTLIVPTRGAVNA encoded by the coding sequence GTGACCCACGCGATGCCCGAAAGTCCACGCGCATACCCGGGCCGGAGACTCCTCGGAGTCGCAATCGACTGGGTGCTCTGCCTGCTGATCTCCTCGGCGTTCTTTCCCGCAGGTGACGCGTCGGCCCTGACCGCCGTCGAGCGCGTCCTGCTCGCGGGCGACCCCATGGCGACGCTGGTGATCTGGATGGTGCAGCACCTGGTGCTCGTCGCCACGCTCGGCACCACGGTGGGTCACCGCATCGTGGGCCTGCGAGTGATGAGGGAGGACGGGGCGCCGTTCGTCGGGGTGATTCGTGCGCTCGCCAGAACCGTGCTGTTGGCGCTCGTGATCCCCGCCGTGGTGTGGGGTCCGGACGGTCGCGGACTGCACGACCGCGCCGCAGGCACCCTGATCGTCCCCACGCGAGGAGCAGTCAATGCCTGA
- a CDS encoding multicopper oxidase domain-containing protein — protein MRARWHLRVHVLVLAWLIAAAVAAAAHRVVPASEWLMVHLLMLGGVTAAMLIWSAHFTQALRRRPLPTGRRGEAARLAGHTSGAIAVIVGLVRAEQVEVIVGAVVLGAVVVWHGVEIALTARGALSNRLGWSTWAYVAAAGSLVVGVVFGVLLSRGGASVEGSARLYVAHVSLMILGWVALTVVATLITLWPTVLAVRMPDTGVRDGRAGLWVMGAGLAAAVIMVALGSRAGTSTAVAVVALGMLIAARAMVSAARSRVPVTVAAWHLACAVAWMIGAAGTWAVTIALASSWDDARSRLGGVLAAFVVGGAAQVLIGALTHLIPMVIGGGPHAVRRARGTVERHALARLVLINGGIALWVLPTPSLVRVGGSVLALAAGVWTLAAIVAAVRTSYRARREPEAQHAVVVPASALADRPRLAGRTPAAVAALALVLTTAAAVAADPGAAGIGASAHADVEPTGRTVEVQVEASQMRFTPGGISIDAGDRLVIEVTNTDDTAHDLVLDTGEASGRLAPGESARMDVGVVGRDIAAWCSIAGHRQMGMTFDIAVQGAAPPQVADGDDAPADAGGSETNGSAAALIDLQASSTVTPHPAALEPAPEGTLHRVTLEVEDVVTEVAPGVTQRLWTFGGSAPAPTLRGTVGDTFEITLVNNGDMGHSIDFHASAIAPDAVMRTIEPGESLTYTFVAERAGAWMYHCSTAPMSLHIANGMAGAVIIDPPGLEPVDREYVVVQSELYLGEQGGIANPAKIADEDPDLVVFNGHATQYRDHPLPAAPGERVRVWVVDAGPSRASSFHVVGAQFDTVFSEGTYLLGGPDRPDGPAGAQSLALQPGQGGFVELMFPEPGHYPFVSHIMVDAERGAAGVFDVDDDHP, from the coding sequence ATGAGGGCCCGCTGGCACCTGCGCGTTCACGTGCTGGTGCTCGCCTGGCTGATCGCTGCCGCCGTGGCGGCCGCGGCACACCGGGTCGTGCCGGCGAGCGAGTGGCTCATGGTGCACCTGCTCATGCTGGGCGGTGTCACGGCGGCGATGCTGATCTGGAGCGCGCATTTCACGCAGGCGCTGCGCCGCAGGCCGCTGCCCACGGGCAGGCGTGGCGAAGCCGCCCGTCTGGCGGGACACACATCGGGCGCGATCGCCGTCATCGTGGGGCTCGTGCGGGCAGAGCAGGTCGAGGTGATCGTGGGGGCGGTCGTGCTCGGAGCGGTCGTCGTCTGGCACGGAGTCGAGATCGCGCTGACGGCGCGAGGAGCGCTGTCGAATCGCCTGGGCTGGAGCACCTGGGCATACGTCGCCGCCGCCGGGAGCCTCGTGGTGGGCGTCGTGTTCGGCGTGCTGCTGTCGCGCGGCGGCGCCTCGGTTGAGGGGTCGGCGCGGCTGTACGTCGCTCACGTGTCGCTCATGATCCTCGGGTGGGTCGCGCTCACGGTGGTCGCGACGCTCATCACGTTGTGGCCGACCGTCCTCGCCGTGCGCATGCCGGACACCGGGGTCCGTGACGGGCGCGCCGGGCTGTGGGTCATGGGCGCCGGGCTGGCCGCTGCCGTGATCATGGTTGCACTGGGATCGAGAGCGGGCACGTCTACGGCGGTGGCGGTCGTCGCCCTCGGCATGCTGATCGCGGCGCGTGCGATGGTCTCCGCAGCACGGTCGCGTGTGCCCGTCACTGTGGCGGCATGGCACCTGGCGTGCGCGGTGGCCTGGATGATCGGCGCGGCCGGGACATGGGCCGTGACGATCGCCCTCGCCTCCAGCTGGGACGATGCGCGATCACGTCTGGGCGGGGTGCTCGCAGCATTCGTCGTCGGCGGGGCGGCGCAGGTGCTGATCGGCGCGCTCACGCACCTCATTCCGATGGTGATCGGGGGCGGGCCGCATGCCGTGCGTCGGGCGCGCGGCACGGTGGAACGCCACGCGCTCGCGCGGCTGGTCCTCATCAACGGAGGCATCGCGCTCTGGGTGCTTCCCACTCCGAGCCTCGTCCGGGTCGGCGGGTCGGTGCTCGCCCTTGCCGCCGGGGTGTGGACGCTGGCGGCCATCGTCGCGGCCGTGCGGACGTCGTACCGCGCGCGGCGCGAGCCCGAGGCCCAGCACGCCGTGGTGGTCCCCGCATCGGCGCTTGCCGATCGCCCTCGCCTGGCGGGCAGGACGCCCGCCGCCGTGGCGGCGCTCGCCTTGGTGCTGACGACGGCCGCCGCCGTCGCAGCCGACCCAGGTGCCGCGGGCATCGGCGCCTCTGCGCACGCGGATGTGGAACCGACCGGCCGCACCGTCGAGGTGCAGGTGGAGGCGTCGCAGATGCGGTTCACGCCCGGGGGCATCTCGATCGACGCCGGCGACCGGCTGGTGATCGAGGTGACCAATACGGACGACACCGCCCATGACCTGGTGCTGGACACCGGCGAGGCATCCGGCCGTCTCGCGCCCGGCGAGAGCGCGCGCATGGACGTGGGCGTCGTGGGACGCGACATCGCTGCGTGGTGCTCGATCGCGGGCCACCGTCAGATGGGGATGACGTTCGACATCGCGGTCCAGGGTGCTGCGCCGCCGCAGGTCGCAGACGGTGACGACGCACCGGCCGACGCGGGTGGCTCCGAAACGAACGGATCGGCCGCAGCGCTGATCGACCTCCAGGCGTCCTCGACGGTCACGCCCCACCCGGCCGCGCTGGAGCCCGCCCCCGAGGGCACCCTGCATCGCGTGACCCTGGAGGTCGAGGACGTCGTGACCGAGGTCGCGCCAGGGGTCACCCAACGGCTGTGGACCTTCGGAGGCTCTGCTCCGGCCCCGACGCTCCGCGGCACGGTGGGGGACACCTTCGAGATCACGCTCGTCAACAACGGCGACATGGGGCACTCAATCGACTTCCACGCGAGCGCGATCGCCCCCGACGCGGTGATGCGGACCATCGAGCCAGGAGAGAGCCTCACCTATACGTTCGTGGCGGAGCGTGCCGGGGCATGGATGTATCACTGCTCGACGGCTCCGATGTCGCTGCACATCGCCAACGGCATGGCCGGCGCCGTCATCATCGATCCTCCAGGCCTGGAGCCCGTGGACCGCGAGTACGTGGTGGTCCAGTCCGAGCTCTACCTCGGCGAGCAGGGCGGCATCGCGAATCCGGCGAAGATCGCGGACGAGGACCCGGACCTCGTGGTGTTCAACGGCCACGCCACGCAGTATCGCGACCACCCGCTGCCCGCCGCGCCCGGCGAACGGGTCCGCGTGTGGGTGGTCGACGCGGGCCCTTCGCGCGCGAGCTCCTTCCACGTGGTCGGCGCGCAGTTCGACACCGTCTTCAGCGAGGGCACCTACCTGCTGGGCGGTCCCGACCGCCCCGACGGCCCTGCCGGGGCGCAGTCACTCGCGCTGCAGCCCGGCCAGGGCGGATTCGTGGAACTGATGTTTCCGGAGCCCGGCCACTACCCGTTCGTCTCTCACATCATGGTCGACGCCGAACGCGGCGCGGCCGGTGTGTTCGACGTCGACGACGATCACCCATGA